In Rahnella aquatilis CIP 78.65 = ATCC 33071, one DNA window encodes the following:
- a CDS encoding TolC family outer membrane protein yields MKNKKVMRSLTVMLGTLCLTGLTGNTGVMAAVKQPEFNWQAAPTEEMRASLTLQDAILRAFARNPQISEAAAQIRVGRGNLDEAKSAWYPQISLQGTAGKSHQTDSAGSLSNNASAGVQLSQLLYDFGRTGGSISQQEYLSDSYRYSLYSTMTDVALSTLQAYLSVKRYQALSLAARDNIASLERVRDTARLRADAGLSSQSDVLQAQTRIAGMKATVEQYRAQQRSAQAQLTVLTGVVSDNLPDLPQSLLDQKVTLNKIPYENSTLVRAAQAKQQAAIEEVNQTEAQHWPTLKVQAGRTRYENSGGGGSYWDDQVQLAVDAPVYQGGAVSAKIRAAEGQRQAAQAEVEKAKLDINQKASAAYADMIGGQQRQLAGEEQFGSATHTRSVYQDEYKLSKRSLNDLLSVEQDVFQADTSRIGALYDGWDATVRYAAAVDNLVDMLGIDRHKQTGDTIPSL; encoded by the coding sequence ATGAAAAATAAGAAAGTGATGCGGTCACTGACCGTGATGTTGGGCACCTTGTGCCTGACGGGTTTAACAGGGAATACGGGTGTGATGGCGGCGGTGAAACAGCCGGAATTTAACTGGCAGGCCGCGCCGACTGAGGAGATGCGTGCCAGCCTGACGTTACAGGATGCCATCCTGCGGGCGTTTGCACGCAATCCGCAAATTTCAGAAGCGGCGGCGCAAATTCGCGTCGGCAGAGGCAACCTTGATGAGGCCAAAAGTGCGTGGTATCCGCAGATCTCCTTACAGGGAACCGCCGGAAAATCGCATCAGACCGACTCCGCAGGTAGCCTGAGCAACAACGCATCGGCGGGTGTCCAGCTCAGCCAGTTGCTGTATGACTTCGGTCGTACCGGCGGCAGCATCAGTCAGCAGGAATACCTTTCTGATTCCTATCGTTATTCGCTTTACAGCACGATGACCGACGTGGCGCTTAGCACCCTGCAGGCCTATCTCTCGGTCAAACGCTATCAGGCGCTGAGCCTGGCAGCGCGCGACAACATCGCTTCTCTCGAACGTGTGCGTGACACCGCCAGACTGCGGGCAGACGCCGGGCTGAGTTCGCAGTCTGACGTGTTGCAGGCGCAAACGCGTATCGCCGGAATGAAAGCCACCGTTGAGCAATATCGCGCACAGCAACGTTCCGCACAGGCACAGCTGACGGTGCTGACCGGCGTGGTCTCCGATAATTTGCCGGATCTGCCGCAAAGCCTGCTGGATCAGAAAGTCACCCTCAACAAAATCCCTTATGAAAACAGCACGCTGGTGCGTGCCGCACAGGCTAAACAGCAGGCGGCAATCGAGGAAGTCAATCAGACCGAAGCTCAGCACTGGCCGACCCTGAAAGTCCAGGCAGGACGTACGCGCTATGAAAACAGCGGCGGTGGCGGTTCTTACTGGGACGATCAGGTACAACTGGCGGTGGATGCGCCGGTGTATCAGGGCGGGGCGGTCAGCGCCAAAATCCGCGCGGCAGAAGGCCAGCGGCAGGCGGCGCAGGCGGAAGTCGAAAAAGCCAAGCTGGATATCAACCAGAAGGCGTCGGCGGCTTATGCCGACATGATCGGCGGCCAGCAGCGGCAGCTCGCGGGCGAGGAGCAGTTCGGCAGCGCGACGCATACCCGCAGCGTATATCAGGACGAATACAAACTCAGCAAGCGCAGTCTGAACGATTTGCTCAGCGTCGAGCAGGACGTTTTTCAGGCTGATACGTCGCGCATCGGCGCGCTGTATGACGGCTGGGACGCGACGGTGCGCTACGCCGCTGCCGTGGACAATCTGGTCGACATGTTAGGCATCGACCGGCACAAACAAACAGGTGACACCATCCCGTCGCTGTAA
- a CDS encoding type I secretion system permease/ATPase → MSNEATTPLSIDIWISAMGRVAEIFGKPADPLYLRQQMRWFEHQPLRRQLDRLSGLMGLQVGMVSWDQVRWRQEVLPAAITLQQGGIAVLENLHDDGTVDYWLSDGGNLLRSAELVVLLEQSTGPVFLAGVAPRGRDQRIDPFVQPHKKHWFWDNFRGSGRKIAEISLASVLGNVLALAGILFSMQVYDRVIPAQSYPTLWVLFFGVVLAAGMEYVIRLMRTLVSDLMGKKVDLKVSSLFFVRAMNIKNDDRPKSTGSFISQLREIDQVRELLTSTTISAAADMPFVLLFLGIMFFIGGPLVIIPLLAIPLIVIPGILIQWPMAKLAKEGMRESALRNAVLVETIEGIEDIKALQAEAYFQRQWEQTHEVSAAVGMKQRVWGARLTGWASTVQQLTYGGMLVFGVYLVLSGDITTGTLVASSMLSSRTIAPLMPLTMVFSRWQHAKSAMRGLDELLKKPVDRPADAQLSHCPTLSGHFNVRNLQYTYDKENAPNVLGIGQLEIKPGERVAILGKVGAGKSTLLKLLAGQASPSQGKILIDGVDMTKVEPADIRRQLGYLSQDSRLFFGTLRQNLMLGYPHATDQEMLQALRISGALSMVQADASSLDKIINEGGRGLSGGQRQMVMLSRMILRNPQVVLMDEPTASMDEQLEEYVIRQLHGWLVGRTLIVVTHRPALLRLVDRIVVMDNGRVVADGPRDQILAKAASTTPAPAAAMADDKKQGAA, encoded by the coding sequence ATGAGTAATGAAGCAACAACACCGTTGTCGATCGACATCTGGATAAGCGCCATGGGGCGTGTGGCCGAAATATTTGGTAAACCCGCAGATCCGCTTTATCTTCGCCAGCAGATGCGCTGGTTTGAACATCAGCCGTTGCGGCGTCAGCTTGACCGCCTCAGCGGTCTGATGGGCCTTCAGGTCGGTATGGTCAGCTGGGATCAGGTGCGATGGCGTCAGGAAGTGTTACCCGCAGCGATTACGCTGCAACAGGGCGGCATCGCGGTACTGGAAAATCTGCATGACGACGGCACGGTGGACTACTGGCTGAGCGACGGCGGCAATTTATTGCGTTCGGCCGAACTGGTGGTGTTGCTTGAGCAAAGTACCGGTCCGGTCTTTCTGGCTGGCGTGGCACCGCGCGGGCGCGATCAGCGTATCGACCCGTTCGTTCAGCCGCATAAAAAACACTGGTTCTGGGATAATTTTCGCGGTTCGGGGCGCAAAATTGCGGAAATCTCGCTGGCTTCCGTACTCGGTAACGTGCTGGCGCTGGCCGGTATTTTGTTCTCGATGCAGGTGTATGACCGCGTTATTCCTGCGCAATCTTACCCGACGTTGTGGGTGCTGTTTTTCGGCGTGGTGCTGGCGGCGGGGATGGAATATGTCATCCGCCTGATGCGCACGCTGGTGTCAGATCTGATGGGCAAGAAAGTTGATCTGAAAGTTTCCTCACTGTTTTTCGTGCGGGCGATGAATATCAAAAACGACGACCGGCCAAAATCCACCGGTTCCTTTATTTCTCAGTTGCGTGAAATCGATCAGGTGCGTGAATTGCTGACCTCGACCACCATCAGCGCGGCGGCGGATATGCCTTTCGTGTTGCTGTTCCTCGGCATTATGTTTTTCATCGGCGGCCCGCTGGTGATTATCCCGCTGCTGGCGATCCCGCTGATTGTCATTCCCGGTATTCTGATCCAGTGGCCAATGGCCAAACTGGCGAAAGAAGGCATGCGCGAAAGTGCGCTGCGCAACGCCGTGCTGGTGGAAACCATTGAAGGGATTGAAGACATCAAGGCGTTACAGGCGGAAGCCTATTTTCAGCGTCAGTGGGAACAGACGCACGAAGTCAGCGCCGCTGTGGGCATGAAACAACGCGTGTGGGGTGCGCGCCTGACTGGCTGGGCCTCCACCGTGCAGCAACTGACTTACGGCGGCATGCTGGTGTTCGGCGTGTATCTGGTGCTCAGCGGCGACATCACCACCGGTACGCTGGTCGCCAGCAGCATGTTGTCATCGCGCACTATCGCGCCGCTGATGCCACTGACGATGGTGTTTTCCCGCTGGCAGCATGCCAAAAGCGCGATGCGCGGGCTGGATGAATTGCTGAAAAAGCCTGTCGACCGGCCCGCCGATGCGCAGTTGTCACATTGCCCGACGCTCAGCGGCCATTTTAACGTGCGCAACCTGCAATATACCTACGACAAAGAGAACGCGCCGAATGTGTTAGGTATCGGCCAACTGGAGATTAAACCGGGCGAACGTGTGGCCATCCTCGGGAAAGTCGGCGCGGGTAAATCCACGCTGCTCAAACTGCTGGCGGGTCAGGCCAGCCCGTCGCAGGGGAAAATTCTCATCGATGGCGTCGACATGACCAAAGTAGAACCGGCGGATATCCGCCGCCAGCTCGGTTATCTGTCGCAGGATTCGCGGCTGTTTTTCGGCACGTTGCGTCAGAACCTGATGCTGGGTTATCCGCACGCCACTGACCAGGAAATGCTGCAGGCACTGCGTATCAGCGGTGCGCTGTCGATGGTGCAGGCCGACGCATCGAGCCTGGATAAAATCATCAACGAAGGCGGTCGCGGGTTGTCCGGCGGTCAGCGGCAGATGGTGATGCTGAGCCGCATGATCCTGCGTAATCCGCAGGTGGTGCTGATGGACGAACCGACCGCGTCGATGGATGAACAACTGGAAGAATACGTCATCCGTCAGTTACATGGCTGGCTGGTGGGGCGGACGCTGATTGTGGTGACGCACCGTCCGGCGCTGCTCAGGCTGGTGGACAGGATTGTGGTGATGGATAACGGGCGCGTGGTGGCTGACGGACCGCGTGATCAGATCCTCGCCAAAGCAGCCAGCACCACACCCGCTCCGGCAGCGGCGATGGCGGACGATAAAAAACAAGGCGCAGCCTGA
- a CDS encoding HlyD family efflux transporter periplasmic adaptor subunit, translated as MAHLTLHDELEAEGRKVSWIIWVTLGSLLMFFVWARFAVLDEVTVGTGKVTPSSKAQQIDSLDGGVILKLMVQEGSVVNRGQLLAQLDPTRSRSNYGEAASRVRTLRASSERLSAELTGAPLKFSAETMKSPELVARERQLYLSRKQNRDETVTNLQQSLRLVNDEINMTQPLVAKGAAGQVEVIRLKRQASELRGKIDDATNQYAVRAREEQVKNNADLDAELQVLAGKEDQVTRSELYSPVHGIVKDIQVSTVGGVLQPGGKLMEIVPIEDQLLIETRINPRDIAYIRPGLPATVKISAYDSSIYGDLDGKVEGVSPDTLQDEVKRDQYYYRVYVRTDKAFLTNKAGRQFPIVPGMVANVDIKTGQKSVLDYLIKPLNKVKESLRER; from the coding sequence ATGGCACATCTGACATTGCATGATGAACTGGAAGCTGAAGGCCGCAAAGTCTCATGGATTATCTGGGTCACGCTGGGCAGTTTGCTGATGTTTTTTGTCTGGGCTCGTTTTGCCGTGCTCGATGAAGTGACGGTCGGCACCGGCAAAGTGACGCCATCGAGCAAAGCGCAGCAAATTGATTCACTGGACGGCGGCGTGATTTTAAAACTGATGGTGCAGGAAGGCTCGGTGGTCAATCGCGGACAGCTTCTGGCGCAGCTTGACCCGACACGCTCCCGGTCAAACTACGGTGAAGCGGCCTCCCGTGTGCGGACATTGCGTGCGTCATCCGAGCGTCTGAGTGCGGAACTGACCGGTGCACCGCTGAAATTCAGCGCCGAAACCATGAAATCCCCGGAACTGGTGGCGCGTGAGCGTCAGTTATATTTATCGCGTAAGCAGAACCGTGATGAAACGGTGACGAATCTGCAACAGTCCCTCAGGCTGGTGAACGATGAAATCAACATGACGCAACCGCTGGTGGCAAAAGGCGCGGCGGGGCAGGTTGAGGTCATTCGTCTTAAACGTCAGGCCAGCGAACTGCGCGGAAAAATCGACGATGCGACGAACCAGTACGCGGTGCGTGCCCGTGAGGAACAGGTGAAAAATAACGCCGATCTGGACGCTGAACTGCAGGTGCTGGCCGGTAAAGAAGATCAGGTGACGCGCTCCGAGCTGTATTCGCCGGTTCACGGTATCGTTAAAGACATTCAGGTTTCCACTGTCGGCGGTGTTCTGCAACCCGGCGGTAAACTGATGGAGATCGTGCCGATTGAAGATCAGTTGCTGATCGAAACCCGCATTAATCCGCGCGACATCGCCTATATCCGCCCCGGACTGCCTGCCACGGTAAAAATCTCGGCGTACGATTCATCAATCTATGGCGATCTTGATGGCAAAGTAGAAGGTGTCTCGCCGGATACGTTGCAGGATGAAGTGAAGCGCGACCAGTACTATTACCGCGTGTATGTCCGCACCGATAAAGCTTTCCTGACCAACAAAGCCGGCCGCCAGTTCCCGATCGTGCCGGGGATGGTGGCGAATGTGGATATCAAAACCGGTCAGAAAAGCGTGCTGGATTATCTGATTAAGCCGTTGAATAAGGTGAAAGAATCCCTGAGGGAGAGGTAA
- a CDS encoding DUF4034 domain-containing protein has protein sequence MPQQDQLDNISKARMLLATRRFLKLDEWLLSLMRGWQNQGEGQRDYGLLLHPGTLFTGTESPALNPLEVLSDWAQQCPQSYHAHVLLGMVWHENAWLIRQSQGENEIEDHQWLGAQLCCDYAVLAFLRAIELHPRPTHAFRHLMNLSGGFGEPYWLKSLFAGEIPQPLHEKFSIQDSEIWQAGVAHIHALGFEPATHWPQMLPAALQQTRKSGEEALDYWLRMAMSVRHADVGTMGSYLLFHSAFWGGSDEQQMRIIDSPLCAEFSEEERNQFRANALCDALSGDIADRESPQALELRQRLATLLAQPLEPETRIRLLDLAGICTAYWEDDDQAGLAVYDTLFAVSPQAMPGHSARMFISRAVLANGHEEGLPVLTQLLTRGLSQASDPVLVAFAATALQFGLYGLPARPELSEGLMEHAWSLIQQSGDEQPVSDLVTLAHDMAINDDIDAAHFLMTGMARHGSAIHCYELYFFYRNGWHHDVPEHYHNDSNAMDCVLSAARAGMVPAMFTCANALREGLGGEPDYEQAMHWYQRAMDAGHLSAAYYRASCALDNGSDAEKRQAAEVWLPEILHNAAHPDRAEAAYTLGMAWLTGTGVKKNRYIAGKFMEFVLELNPGSEAAKQVHDDLNGSLRARMNLWQDKRKTEVEDPVAEFRLQEPLQ, from the coding sequence ATGCCACAACAGGATCAGCTCGACAACATCTCCAAAGCCAGAATGCTTCTGGCAACCCGCCGTTTTCTAAAACTCGACGAGTGGCTGTTGTCACTGATGCGTGGCTGGCAGAATCAGGGCGAAGGTCAACGCGATTATGGCCTGCTGCTGCATCCGGGCACCCTGTTTACCGGTACGGAATCGCCTGCCCTTAACCCGCTGGAAGTGCTCAGTGACTGGGCGCAGCAATGCCCGCAGAGCTACCATGCTCACGTATTACTGGGCATGGTCTGGCATGAAAATGCCTGGTTAATTCGCCAGTCGCAGGGCGAAAATGAAATTGAAGATCACCAGTGGCTCGGTGCCCAGTTGTGTTGCGATTACGCTGTGCTGGCGTTTTTACGCGCCATCGAATTACACCCGCGCCCGACCCATGCCTTCCGGCATCTGATGAACCTCAGCGGAGGTTTCGGTGAGCCTTACTGGCTGAAATCCCTTTTCGCTGGCGAAATCCCCCAGCCTTTGCATGAGAAGTTTTCGATTCAGGACAGTGAAATCTGGCAAGCCGGTGTGGCGCATATCCACGCCCTCGGGTTCGAACCCGCCACACACTGGCCGCAAATGTTACCTGCCGCGTTACAGCAAACCCGGAAAAGCGGCGAAGAAGCGCTGGATTACTGGCTGCGCATGGCGATGTCCGTGCGTCACGCCGACGTCGGCACCATGGGATCCTACCTGTTATTCCACTCCGCTTTCTGGGGCGGCAGCGACGAGCAACAGATGCGGATCATCGACAGCCCGCTGTGTGCGGAATTCAGTGAGGAAGAACGTAACCAGTTTCGTGCGAATGCGCTGTGCGATGCACTTTCCGGCGATATTGCAGACCGCGAATCGCCGCAGGCACTGGAACTCCGGCAGCGTTTGGCCACTTTACTGGCTCAGCCTCTCGAACCTGAAACCCGTATCCGTCTGCTGGATCTCGCCGGGATTTGTACCGCGTACTGGGAGGATGATGATCAGGCCGGGCTGGCCGTGTATGACACATTATTCGCCGTTTCACCGCAGGCGATGCCGGGCCATTCTGCCCGCATGTTTATTTCCCGTGCTGTGCTGGCAAACGGCCATGAAGAAGGCTTGCCGGTACTTACCCAGTTACTGACCCGCGGTCTGAGCCAGGCCAGTGATCCGGTGCTGGTGGCTTTTGCTGCCACGGCGTTGCAATTCGGATTGTACGGGTTGCCTGCCCGCCCGGAATTAAGTGAAGGGCTGATGGAACACGCGTGGTCGCTTATCCAGCAATCGGGCGATGAACAACCGGTCAGCGATCTGGTCACGCTGGCGCATGATATGGCAATCAATGACGATATCGACGCCGCCCATTTTCTGATGACCGGCATGGCGCGCCACGGCAGCGCCATCCACTGCTACGAGCTGTATTTCTTCTACCGCAACGGCTGGCATCACGATGTGCCTGAGCATTATCACAATGACAGCAATGCGATGGATTGTGTTCTCAGCGCCGCCCGCGCCGGCATGGTCCCTGCAATGTTTACCTGCGCTAACGCACTGCGCGAAGGGCTGGGCGGGGAACCGGATTACGAACAGGCGATGCACTGGTATCAGCGCGCAATGGACGCCGGGCACCTCTCCGCCGCCTACTACCGCGCCAGTTGTGCGCTGGATAACGGTTCAGATGCTGAAAAACGTCAGGCCGCAGAAGTCTGGCTGCCGGAAATTCTGCATAACGCCGCGCACCCTGATCGCGCCGAAGCCGCTTATACCCTTGGCATGGCATGGCTGACCGGCACCGGCGTTAAGAAAAACCGCTACATCGCCGGTAAATTCATGGAATTCGTGCTCGAGCTTAACCCGGGATCTGAGGCCGCGAAGCAGGTTCACGATGACCTCAACGGTTCCCTGCGTGCGAGGATGAATCTTTGGCAGGATAAGCGGAAAACCGAGGTGGAAGATCCGGTAGCGGAGTTTCGGTTGCAGGAGCCGTTGCAATAG